The following are encoded together in the Kingella negevensis genome:
- a CDS encoding inorganic phosphate transporter produces MPKTNAAFAILFVGMVGYFIYWGLGYTQYHHSALFLLATAFGVFMAFNIGGNDVANSFGTSVGAGTLTVPQALLIASVFEVSGAVIAGGEVTDTIRTGIVDFNALPMQPLDLVFIMMSALLAAALWLLFATKKGLPVSTTHAIIGGLVGSSIVLGSQIAKGDSSALALVKWSEIYKIAISWVLSPALGGMVSFAIYSVVKKKVLDYNEHASEELKALKAEKKAYKAQHRQYFESLEESEKVALASAMTRDAELLEEDDFDPKAFESEYYKGLHAINERKENLDTYYALYTWVPAILSVGGMAISSMLIFKGLKNLNLGLTTLTSTFLILMIGTAIWLATFMYAKTLSTKGKKSKDLKKATFAVFSWMQVVTASSFAFSHGANDIANAIGPFAAIMDVIRANDVNASAPLQPVVMLTFGVALIVGLWFIGKEVIQTVGQDLAELHPSSGFTAELSAASVVMAASVLGLPVSSTHILVGAVLGIGMVNRNANWKMMKPIGLAWVITLPAAAMLSIFCFLILQIVF; encoded by the coding sequence ATGCCTAAAACCAACGCCGCGTTTGCCATTTTATTTGTTGGCATGGTCGGCTATTTTATTTATTGGGGGTTGGGTTACACTCAATATCATCACAGTGCTTTATTTTTGCTGGCAACCGCTTTTGGCGTGTTTATGGCGTTCAATATTGGCGGTAATGACGTTGCCAACTCTTTTGGTACATCAGTGGGTGCAGGTACTTTAACTGTGCCACAGGCTTTGTTGATTGCTTCGGTGTTTGAAGTGAGCGGCGCGGTGATTGCAGGCGGCGAAGTAACCGACACCATTCGCACGGGGATTGTGGATTTCAACGCTTTGCCCATGCAGCCTTTGGATTTGGTTTTTATTATGATGTCTGCGCTGTTGGCGGCGGCATTGTGGTTGCTGTTTGCAACTAAAAAAGGTTTACCTGTTTCCACCACACACGCGATTATTGGCGGTTTGGTGGGTAGCTCAATCGTGTTGGGTTCACAAATTGCCAAAGGCGATAGCAGCGCGTTGGCATTGGTAAAATGGAGCGAGATTTACAAAATCGCCATTTCTTGGGTGTTGTCGCCAGCATTGGGCGGCATGGTGTCTTTCGCGATTTACTCAGTTGTGAAGAAAAAAGTGCTGGATTACAACGAACACGCCAGCGAAGAATTAAAAGCTCTGAAAGCTGAGAAAAAAGCGTATAAAGCGCAACATCGTCAATATTTTGAATCTTTGGAAGAGAGCGAAAAAGTGGCGTTGGCTTCTGCGATGACACGCGATGCAGAATTGTTGGAAGAAGACGATTTTGACCCGAAAGCCTTTGAATCGGAATACTACAAAGGCTTGCACGCGATTAACGAGCGCAAAGAAAACTTGGACACTTATTACGCGTTATACACATGGGTGCCTGCGATTTTAAGCGTGGGCGGCATGGCGATTTCTTCCATGCTGATTTTCAAAGGCTTGAAAAATTTAAATTTGGGTTTGACTACCTTAACCAGCACATTCCTAATCTTGATGATTGGCACAGCGATTTGGTTAGCAACTTTTATGTATGCCAAAACGCTCAGTACAAAAGGCAAAAAAAGCAAAGACTTGAAAAAAGCCACGTTTGCTGTGTTTTCATGGATGCAAGTGGTAACAGCTTCTAGTTTTGCATTCAGCCACGGTGCGAATGATATTGCCAACGCAATTGGTCCATTTGCTGCGATTATGGACGTGATTCGCGCTAACGATGTGAACGCATCTGCACCGTTGCAACCTGTAGTCATGCTCACATTTGGTGTGGCGTTGATTGTGGGTTTGTGGTTTATCGGCAAAGAAGTGATTCAAACGGTGGGACAAGATTTGGCAGAATTGCACCCGTCTTCAGGTTTCACGGCAGAATTATCCGCAGCCAGCGTGGTGATGGCGGCTTCTGTGTTGGGTTTGCCAGTGTCTAGCACGCACATTTTGGTGGGTGCAGTGTTGGGCATTGGCATGGTAAACCGCAATGCAAACTGGAAAATGATGAAACCCATCGGCTTGGCTTGGGTGATTACCTTGCCAGCTGCGGCGATGTTATCTATTTTCTGCTTCTTGATTTTGCAGATTGTCTTTTAA
- a CDS encoding pseudouridine synthase: MSKNQPQSKREFRDGVSSKKTARKPQKPFSGSLKTKSRAENESAENAKPRAKRGAARHEKTYISEPKEYAEQPKQRASKARKLVVRAPNQKIQQHAQDLKEKRTDLSRIEPERLQKVLAASGVGSRREMEEWINNGWVQVNGRVAVLGEKVSPDDQVTVKGSAIKLKWADRLPRIILYYKQEGEIVSRDDPQGRVSIFDRLPQAASSRWVAIGRLDINTSGLLILTTSGELVQRFAHPSFEVEREYAVRVLGELTPEQMNDLCDGVMLEDGLAKVERIYEQGGEGVNKWYNVIIKEGRNREVRRLFESQGLTVSRLVRVGFGPIGLPNRLKRGQFYELNPAEVANIIKWADMLLPGERKRRK, from the coding sequence ATGAGCAAAAACCAACCCCAATCTAAACGCGAATTCCGCGATGGCGTGAGCAGCAAAAAAACTGCTCGCAAACCACAAAAACCTTTTTCAGGCAGCCTGAAAACCAAATCACGCGCCGAGAATGAATCCGCCGAAAACGCGAAACCACGCGCCAAACGTGGCGCAGCTCGCCACGAAAAAACCTACATCAGCGAGCCAAAAGAATACGCTGAGCAACCGAAACAACGCGCCAGCAAAGCACGTAAATTGGTGGTTCGCGCGCCAAACCAAAAAATTCAGCAACACGCGCAAGACTTGAAAGAAAAACGCACAGATTTATCGCGTATCGAGCCTGAACGCTTGCAAAAAGTCTTGGCGGCTTCAGGCGTGGGTTCGCGCCGTGAAATGGAAGAGTGGATTAATAACGGCTGGGTGCAAGTCAATGGGCGTGTGGCGGTGTTGGGCGAAAAAGTGTCGCCTGACGACCAAGTTACCGTAAAAGGCAGCGCAATTAAATTGAAATGGGCTGACCGTTTGCCGCGTATCATTTTGTATTATAAGCAAGAAGGCGAAATTGTTTCGCGTGATGACCCACAAGGGCGCGTGAGTATTTTTGACCGTTTGCCACAGGCGGCGAGCTCGCGTTGGGTGGCGATTGGACGCTTGGACATCAACACAAGCGGCTTGTTGATTTTGACGACTTCGGGTGAATTGGTGCAACGTTTTGCCCACCCAAGTTTTGAAGTGGAACGCGAATACGCGGTGCGCGTGTTGGGCGAATTAACCCCTGAACAAATGAACGATTTATGTGATGGCGTGATGCTGGAAGACGGCTTGGCGAAAGTGGAACGCATCTACGAGCAGGGCGGCGAAGGCGTGAATAAGTGGTACAACGTCATCATTAAAGAAGGTCGTAACCGCGAAGTGCGCCGTTTGTTTGAAAGCCAAGGTTTGACCGTGAGCCGTTTGGTGCGCGTGGGATTTGGCCCGATTGGTTTGCCAAATCGTTTGAAGCGCGGTCAGTTTTACGAGCTGAACCCTGCTGAAGTAGCGAATATCATCAAATGGGCGGATATGCTGCTGCCAGGCGAACGTAAACGCCGTAAATAA
- the dsbD gene encoding protein-disulfide reductase DsbD, whose amino-acid sequence MKKYLYILLSCLALLPVAHGAVNPEDLLPPEQAFIPTVTVSEKGVDVQFKIADGYYMYQGKILADTQPEKLLSDKATFSEGEQKEDEFFGKQIVYHHAANVKWDYAQTAPAQYKLNLQYQGCAEVGVCYPPVETSFDIKGSGEYRTEVAAEDSAKDLFIKKPTGDSSAAANVQNAPLSSNAADSATSGSLKLSRDTILSNLLWFFVFGLGLSFTACMYPLLPIVSSIIVGDKSGSKKRAFALSFVYVQGLALTYTLVGVLAGLTGALLTVWLQQAWVVLTAAALMVLLALSMFGLFSIQLPSALQSYFQNQSNKLSGGKVASVFVMGMLSALIVGPCVAPPLAAALGYIGKTGDALLGGAVLYAMALGTGVPLMIVGTFGGHVLPRAGDWMNGIKYTFGVVLLAVAVYLATPFLPYAVVVTSYTLLLIAPAVYLLYRLPKFSGSLKTISGVLAVVLLLGGAWFGYQSATGSSTAMHEFLTLHKPVEGAAHGQKFKSVAELDAAIQAAFEANPNQPVLLDFYADWCVSCKEMEAKTFGDARVQAAVPMNRLMQIDVTENLAEHQALLKKYGLFGPPGLFVLKANGSRSDALLGFAPADEFIAWYQERAK is encoded by the coding sequence ATGAAAAAATATCTCTATATTCTATTAAGCTGCCTCGCCCTACTCCCCGTAGCCCACGGCGCAGTCAATCCCGAAGATTTATTGCCGCCAGAGCAAGCCTTTATCCCCACTGTAACCGTGTCTGAAAAAGGCGTGGACGTGCAATTCAAAATCGCAGACGGCTACTATATGTATCAAGGCAAAATCCTTGCCGACACGCAGCCTGAAAAATTATTGAGCGACAAAGCCACGTTCAGCGAAGGCGAACAAAAAGAAGACGAATTTTTCGGTAAACAAATCGTCTACCATCACGCCGCGAATGTGAAATGGGACTACGCACAAACCGCGCCTGCGCAATACAAATTGAACTTGCAATACCAAGGCTGCGCCGAAGTGGGCGTGTGCTATCCGCCCGTAGAAACCAGTTTTGACATCAAAGGTTCAGGCGAATACCGCACCGAAGTTGCCGCCGAAGACAGCGCAAAAGACTTGTTCATAAAAAAGCCGACAGGGGACAGTTCAGCAGCAGCGAACGTGCAGAATGCACCCCTTTCGTCAAACGCTGCTGATTCTGCCACTTCAGGCAGCCTGAAATTATCACGCGACACGATATTGAGTAACCTATTGTGGTTCTTCGTATTTGGTTTGGGCTTGAGTTTCACTGCGTGTATGTATCCGCTGCTGCCCATTGTTTCCAGCATTATTGTGGGCGACAAATCAGGCAGCAAAAAACGCGCGTTTGCCTTGTCGTTTGTGTATGTGCAGGGCTTGGCTTTGACTTACACGTTGGTCGGCGTGTTGGCAGGTTTAACTGGCGCACTGCTGACCGTTTGGCTGCAACAAGCATGGGTGGTTTTAACGGCGGCGGCGTTGATGGTGTTGCTGGCATTGTCTATGTTTGGCTTGTTTAGCATTCAGTTACCCAGCGCGTTGCAATCATATTTCCAAAACCAAAGCAACAAGTTATCAGGCGGCAAAGTGGCGAGCGTGTTTGTGATGGGCATGCTGTCCGCGCTGATTGTTGGGCCTTGCGTGGCACCACCATTGGCGGCGGCTTTAGGCTACATCGGCAAAACAGGCGACGCGTTGCTGGGTGGCGCGGTGTTGTACGCCATGGCGTTAGGAACGGGCGTGCCATTGATGATTGTCGGCACGTTTGGCGGACACGTTTTGCCACGCGCAGGCGATTGGATGAACGGCATTAAATACACGTTTGGCGTGGTTTTGCTGGCGGTTGCCGTGTATTTAGCGACACCGTTTTTGCCGTATGCTGTGGTGGTAACTTCATACACTTTGTTGTTGATTGCACCTGCGGTTTACTTGCTGTATCGCTTGCCAAAATTTTCAGGCAGCCTGAAAACGATTTCGGGCGTGTTGGCGGTAGTTTTATTGCTTGGTGGCGCATGGTTTGGCTATCAAAGCGCGACAGGCAGCAGCACTGCCATGCACGAATTTTTAACGCTGCACAAACCTGTTGAAGGTGCAGCACACGGTCAAAAATTCAAAAGCGTGGCGGAATTGGACGCGGCAATTCAGGCTGCATTTGAAGCTAATCCAAACCAACCTGTATTGCTGGATTTTTATGCGGATTGGTGCGTGTCGTGCAAGGAAATGGAAGCGAAAACCTTTGGTGATGCGCGCGTTCAGGCTGCCGTGCCGATGAACCGTTTGATGCAAATTGATGTAACCGAGAATTTAGCGGAACATCAGGCTTTGTTGAAAAAATACGGTTTGTTTGGTCCGCCTGGATTGTTCGTGTTGAAAGCGAACGGTTCACGCAGCGACGCGCTGTTGGGCTTTGCGCCTGCTGATGAATTCATCGCGTGGTATCAAGAACGTGCAAAATAA
- a CDS encoding transporter substrate-binding domain-containing protein — MLTPRGSTVTSQDPHWLAFKDVLSGTSNAMVGDAATLMFYVNQHKDHKLSVNVPADLPKERYAFLVGKGNTALQQKLNAGLAAVRADGTYARLYQKWFNSAKI, encoded by the coding sequence ATTTTAACGCCACGCGGCAGCACCGTTACTTCACAAGACCCCCACTGGTTAGCCTTCAAAGACGTATTATCAGGCACCAGTAACGCCATGGTAGGCGACGCAGCCACTCTGATGTTCTATGTTAATCAACACAAAGACCACAAATTAAGCGTCAATGTGCCAGCAGATTTACCCAAAGAACGCTACGCCTTTTTGGTAGGCAAAGGCAATACAGCCCTGCAACAAAAACTAAACGCTGGTTTAGCTGCCGTTCGCGCCGATGGCACTTACGCCCGTCTTTACCAAAAATGGTTTAACAGCGCAAAAATCTAA
- the ylqF gene encoding ribosome biogenesis GTPase YlqF produces MAIQWFPGHMNKAKKAIADRLKSVDMVIEMLDARLPASSENPLLAQLSKGKPKLKILNKQDLADPERTAIWLAHYNSMENTNAIALDSSEKSAAPKITAACRALVPNRKGIEKPLRVLICGIPNVGKSTLINGMIGKKSAKTGNEPGITKAEQRLFLADDFWLYDTPGMLWPKIIVEESGYNLAASGAVGRNALDEEVVALELLDYLRRHYLLMLQERYAADKDPSSHWNDTQWLEWIAKKRGAVLSGGRVNYQKAAEMTLTDFREGKIGRITLETPRQWEEWLKAARKREAELKAQREARKTERNGQKPQE; encoded by the coding sequence ATGGCAATCCAATGGTTTCCCGGACACATGAACAAGGCGAAAAAAGCCATCGCCGACCGCCTAAAAAGCGTGGATATGGTGATTGAAATGCTGGACGCGCGTTTGCCTGCATCTAGCGAAAATCCGCTTTTGGCGCAATTATCCAAAGGCAAACCGAAACTGAAAATTTTAAATAAACAAGACCTTGCCGACCCTGAACGCACGGCGATTTGGCTCGCGCATTACAACAGCATGGAAAATACCAATGCGATTGCGTTAGACAGTTCGGAAAAATCTGCCGCGCCGAAAATCACGGCAGCTTGTCGCGCACTCGTGCCGAATCGTAAGGGGATTGAAAAACCGTTGCGCGTGTTGATTTGCGGCATTCCGAATGTGGGTAAATCTACGTTGATTAACGGCATGATTGGCAAAAAATCGGCAAAAACGGGCAATGAACCGGGGATTACCAAAGCGGAGCAACGTTTGTTTTTGGCGGACGATTTTTGGTTGTACGATACACCAGGTATGCTTTGGCCGAAAATTATTGTTGAAGAAAGCGGCTACAATTTAGCGGCTTCGGGCGCGGTCGGGCGCAATGCGTTGGACGAAGAAGTGGTGGCGTTGGAATTGTTGGATTATTTGCGCCGTCATTATTTGCTGATGTTGCAAGAGCGTTACGCGGCGGACAAAGACCCGTCTAGCCATTGGAATGATACGCAATGGCTTGAATGGATTGCGAAAAAACGCGGCGCGGTGTTGAGCGGTGGGCGTGTGAATTATCAGAAAGCGGCAGAAATGACTTTGACGGATTTTCGCGAAGGCAAAATCGGGCGCATTACGCTGGAAACGCCTCGCCAATGGGAAGAATGGCTCAAAGCGGCGCGAAAACGTGAAGCGGAATTGAAAGCACAACGCGAAGCAAGAAAAACGGAACGCAATGGGCAAAAACCGCAGGAATGA
- a CDS encoding acyltransferase family protein: protein MCTKIFTQPEKPNRSLQLDGLRGMLACAVITHHFCYNFNWREGGKWGATDVLIQNLGAVSVCLFFLMSAYLHIGKIQHSPKIKWRDFFIARIKRIYPLYIAVFLLVAAITLSYKPLTAQNLPEFLRFTLQWLLFQNASFQGFQAHLAIAGVQWTLVYEWAVYAILPLVYMIYQRKFSFQAAAWVAIGVAAWIIGWHSQTRYYWLFVLAIPAVILAQPIRFVMQKQPLVVHALMIALTVCAFAYTQPYSWAQRLVLMVWFGFVANGYSFANVLNYRGLTKLGDLSYAIYLLHGLVIFMWFGAWKMFAFKQGDFLGYVLHLPLIFSVAIGAAYLGNRYVEMPFSRKRKK from the coding sequence GTGTGTACCAAAATCTTCACGCAGCCTGAAAAACCAAACCGCAGCCTACAACTAGACGGCTTGCGTGGCATGTTGGCTTGCGCCGTTATCACGCACCATTTTTGCTATAACTTCAACTGGCGCGAAGGTGGCAAATGGGGCGCGACTGACGTGCTTATCCAAAACTTGGGAGCGGTTTCCGTTTGCCTGTTTTTCCTGATGAGCGCGTATTTACACATCGGCAAAATCCAGCATTCGCCCAAAATCAAGTGGCGCGACTTTTTCATCGCTCGAATCAAACGCATTTATCCGCTTTACATTGCTGTGTTTTTGCTGGTGGCAGCGATTACTTTGTCATACAAACCTTTAACGGCGCAGAATTTGCCCGAATTTTTGCGGTTTACCCTGCAATGGCTGCTGTTTCAAAACGCCAGTTTTCAAGGCTTTCAAGCGCATTTAGCAATTGCAGGTGTGCAATGGACGCTGGTGTATGAATGGGCGGTTTATGCGATTTTGCCGTTGGTTTACATGATTTATCAGCGCAAATTCAGTTTTCAGGCTGCGGCTTGGGTGGCGATTGGTGTGGCGGCTTGGATTATCGGCTGGCATTCGCAAACGCGTTATTATTGGCTGTTTGTGCTGGCTATTCCTGCAGTAATTTTGGCGCAACCGATTCGTTTTGTTATGCAAAAACAGCCGCTTGTAGTTCACGCGCTGATGATTGCGCTGACGGTGTGCGCGTTTGCTTACACGCAGCCTTATTCTTGGGCGCAACGGTTGGTTTTAATGGTGTGGTTTGGCTTTGTGGCGAATGGGTATAGTTTTGCTAATGTTTTGAATTATCGTGGTTTAACCAAACTGGGCGATTTGAGTTACGCGATTTATTTGCTGCACGGGCTAGTGATTTTTATGTGGTTTGGTGCGTGGAAAATGTTTGCGTTTAAACAGGGGGATTTTTTGGGCTATGTGCTGCATTTGCCGCTGATTTTTTCGGTGGCGATTGGTGCGGCTTATTTGGGGAATCGTTATGTTGAAATGCCGTTTAGTCGCAAAAGGAAAAAATAG
- a CDS encoding TlpA disulfide reductase family protein — protein MRLVKGVLALALAAVLPVQAADFVAQNDDKPQVVPQATGVQVLNFWATWCGPCRKEMPEMSQWYTQKAKPKNIQLIGIALDTKENVAKFLQTTPVSYPIWRYTGNNSRAMMKGYGSAVGGLPYTVVRAPKCGVQKSITGGVDAAKLDKTVAEVLAACKK, from the coding sequence ATGCGTTTAGTAAAAGGTGTTTTGGCGTTGGCTTTGGCGGCGGTTTTGCCTGTTCAGGCTGCGGATTTTGTGGCGCAGAATGATGATAAGCCGCAAGTTGTGCCGCAAGCTACTGGTGTGCAGGTGCTGAATTTTTGGGCGACTTGGTGCGGTCCTTGCCGCAAGGAAATGCCTGAAATGAGCCAATGGTACACGCAAAAGGCGAAACCGAAAAATATTCAGTTAATCGGGATTGCGTTGGATACGAAAGAGAATGTGGCGAAGTTTTTGCAAACAACGCCTGTGTCGTATCCGATTTGGCGTTATACGGGCAATAATAGCCGTGCGATGATGAAGGGGTATGGCAGCGCGGTGGGTGGACTGCCTTACACGGTGGTTCGTGCGCCGAAATGTGGGGTGCAAAAATCGATTACAGGCGGTGTGGACGCGGCGAAGTTGGATAAAACGGTGGCGGAAGTGTTGGCGGCTTGTAAGAAATAA
- the msrAB gene encoding bifunctional peptide-methionine (S)-S-oxide reductase MsrA/peptide-methionine (R)-S-oxide reductase MsrB translates to MKISKLCRNLGFFALGFVAFGGAMLAMRLPQTQAVAQTQTVADSISRLHNTQNQSGKMYLQSGKPTLVKFWASWCPLCLSELAHTEQWASDKRFQAANLVTIASPNFLGEKRDGDFQQWYAGLNYPKLPVLVDAGGSIAKQLNIQVYPSWAVLDNSGNVVRIVKGSLNEQQALALIRDPNAELGSLKTKFHKPTDKKVSSTMNTKTIYLAGGCFWGLEAYFQRIDGVIDAVSGYANGNTQNPTYEDVSRRNTGHAETVRVTYDADKLSLDDILQYYFRVIDPTSLNKQGNDRGTQYRTGVYYTDPAEKAVIAQALANEQRKFSQLIVVENEPLRQFFDAEEYHQDYLIKNPNGYCHIDIHKADEPLPNKAVSKKGFDLATYHKPSDAELKRILTDEQYRVTQNSGTEYAFSHEYDNLFQAGIYVDVVSGEPLFSSTDKFNSGCGWPSFSKPIESAAVTEHDDNSFNMHRVEVRSRAADSHLGHVFPDGPRDKGGLRYCINGASLKFIPLEQMDAAGYGEWKKFVK, encoded by the coding sequence ATGAAAATTTCCAAATTATGCAGAAACTTGGGTTTCTTCGCGCTGGGATTTGTGGCGTTTGGCGGTGCGATGTTGGCAATGCGTTTGCCGCAAACTCAAGCGGTGGCACAAACACAAACGGTGGCGGATAGCATTTCGCGTTTGCACAACACACAAAACCAGTCAGGTAAAATGTATTTGCAATCAGGCAAACCGACTTTGGTAAAATTTTGGGCGAGTTGGTGTCCGTTGTGTTTGTCGGAATTGGCGCACACGGAGCAATGGGCGAGCGATAAGCGTTTTCAGGCTGCCAATTTGGTTACAATTGCGTCGCCAAACTTTTTGGGCGAGAAACGCGATGGCGATTTTCAACAATGGTACGCAGGTTTGAATTATCCAAAATTGCCTGTTTTAGTGGACGCTGGCGGCAGCATTGCCAAGCAGCTGAATATTCAGGTTTACCCATCTTGGGCAGTGTTGGATAATAGCGGCAATGTGGTTCGGATTGTGAAAGGCAGCCTGAACGAGCAACAGGCATTGGCTTTGATTCGCGACCCAAACGCGGAATTAGGCAGCCTGAAAACGAAATTTCATAAACCTACGGATAAAAAGGTATCTAGCACGATGAATACGAAAACGATTTATTTAGCAGGCGGTTGCTTCTGGGGATTAGAGGCGTATTTTCAACGCATTGACGGCGTGATTGACGCGGTGTCTGGTTATGCGAATGGCAACACGCAAAACCCAACTTATGAAGATGTATCGCGTCGCAACACAGGACACGCGGAAACGGTGCGCGTAACTTATGACGCGGATAAATTGAGTTTGGACGATATTTTGCAATATTATTTCCGCGTGATTGACCCAACCAGTTTGAATAAACAGGGAAACGACCGTGGCACGCAATATCGCACAGGCGTGTATTACACCGACCCAGCTGAAAAAGCGGTGATTGCACAAGCATTGGCAAATGAGCAACGCAAATTCAGTCAGCTGATTGTGGTGGAAAATGAGCCGTTGCGCCAATTTTTTGACGCAGAAGAATATCATCAAGATTATTTGATTAAAAATCCGAATGGTTATTGCCACATTGATATTCACAAGGCGGACGAGCCTTTGCCGAATAAAGCTGTCAGCAAAAAAGGTTTTGATTTGGCAACGTATCACAAACCGAGCGACGCGGAATTGAAACGCATTTTGACTGACGAACAATATCGCGTCACGCAAAACAGTGGCACGGAATACGCATTCAGCCACGAATACGACAATTTGTTCCAAGCTGGGATTTATGTGGACGTGGTGAGTGGCGAGCCGTTGTTTAGCTCAACTGATAAATTTAATTCAGGCTGCGGTTGGCCAAGTTTCAGCAAACCGATTGAATCGGCAGCAGTTACGGAACACGATGACAACAGCTTTAATATGCACCGCGTGGAAGTGCGTAGCCGTGCGGCGGATTCGCATTTGGGACACGTTTTCCCAGACGGTCCGCGCGATAAAGGCGGTTTGCGTTATTGCATTAACGGCGCGAGTTTGAAATTTATTCCGTTGGAACAAATGGACGCGGCAGGTTATGGCGAATGGAAGAAATTTGTGAAATAA
- the earP gene encoding elongation factor P maturation arginine rhamnosyltransferase EarP, translating to MLNNTNHSTLKPNTKKVCWLFCTVIDNYGDIGVSWRLAQELHNRLNWEVHLFLDDIAALQTILPDTPKTLPTTHRHIHIRDWCEALFANISQAPIPHIIIEAFACTLPKSVHQIIQQHKPIWLNWEYLSAEDWAIRSHAMPSLQSNGSQKYFWQMGFVPQSGGLLREQNYPHTQPENIMQPETQIFAFGYQSPIWAEWAKVWANQATPITLRTAGEQIISSLKQQNIIPKDSQATEHPIGSLKIIKQSFVPQDQFDSLLQQNHINIIRGEDSFIRAQYAAQPFIWHIYPQEENAHLDKLDAYWQTYWQHVPPANFQAALTALSNELNNGETLSETQRSQHWATLFAQINQWRSSTQTWQRYLFEQSDTVTRLQEWLDKIIINSK from the coding sequence ATGTTAAACAACACAAACCATTCTACCCTCAAGCCCAACACAAAAAAAGTCTGCTGGCTATTTTGCACCGTTATCGACAACTACGGCGACATCGGCGTGTCATGGCGGCTTGCCCAAGAGCTGCACAACCGCCTAAACTGGGAAGTTCACCTCTTTTTAGACGACATCGCCGCCCTGCAAACCATCCTCCCCGACACCCCCAAAACCCTACCCACCACCCATCGCCATATCCACATCCGCGATTGGTGCGAAGCCCTGTTCGCCAACATCAGCCAAGCCCCCATTCCCCACATCATCATCGAAGCCTTCGCCTGCACGCTACCCAAAAGCGTCCACCAAATTATCCAGCAGCACAAACCCATTTGGCTCAACTGGGAATATCTCAGCGCAGAAGACTGGGCAATCCGCAGCCACGCCATGCCCAGCCTGCAAAGCAACGGCAGCCAAAAATACTTCTGGCAAATGGGTTTCGTCCCACAAAGCGGCGGCTTATTGCGCGAACAAAACTACCCACACACGCAGCCTGAAAACATCATGCAGCCTGAAACCCAAATTTTCGCATTCGGTTATCAAAGCCCCATTTGGGCAGAATGGGCAAAAGTTTGGGCAAACCAAGCCACGCCCATAACCCTACGCACCGCAGGCGAGCAAATCATCAGCAGCCTGAAACAGCAAAACATTATTCCCAAAGACAGCCAAGCCACCGAACACCCAATCGGCAGCCTGAAAATCATCAAGCAGTCCTTTGTCCCACAAGACCAGTTTGACTCACTATTACAGCAAAACCACATCAACATCATACGTGGCGAAGACAGCTTTATCCGCGCCCAATACGCCGCCCAGCCCTTTATATGGCACATCTATCCTCAAGAAGAAAACGCCCATTTAGACAAGCTCGACGCGTATTGGCAAACCTACTGGCAACACGTTCCGCCAGCAAATTTTCAGGCTGCATTAACCGCCTTATCCAACGAACTCAACAACGGCGAAACACTCAGCGAAACCCAACGCAGCCAACACTGGGCAACCCTGTTCGCCCAAATAAACCAATGGCGCAGCAGCACCCAAACATGGCAACGCTATTTATTTGAACAAAGCGACACCGTAACCCGTTTACAAGAATGGTTAGACAAAATTATAATAAATTCAAAATAA